GGTCGTGATACGTGCTGCGGCGCTACAGTGGTGTGGGCATAGACCCCGTTAGAAGTTCGATTTGTGAGTATGCTGTTTTCGGCAGACGGTCTGGCGTCGCCAACATTGCGGGTGTGTGTCTGATGTCGAGTCGATGGACTCATAGGGAGAAAAAGTCGAATACTTGTCTATCCCTCCAACTATAtcctgcttccttcttttcaaCGCAGTGGCTCTTCAGTGACGTACCCTAGCCTGACGCGCTTGGGTCGGTCCGTAACGACGCAATTTCTCCTTGTTTGAGTCGGGTGCGCACGTGTTTTCAGGGTCTCACAGCGCGCATCCGGTGACAACGCAGAAGCCAAGCGAAAGCGCGCTGCAACTGTGGAACGCAGTGCACGCTGTTCGCCATATGGCTGCTGAGGGCCTGCAGACGTTGCAggctcgctctctcgcacgACATGGATTGCATGAGGCACTCAACGCCGTTGTCCGTGAAGCTCTCCCTTCGCTGGTTTTGGACATCTATTGGGATAATCCTAGAATAAAAGGAGTCAACGCGATTAAAGCGGTTACAAAGGGTAGGTGCTTGGGACACACCCTATCACTGACTATTCAGGCATACGTATATCTATGTATTGGTTCCATGCAAGGCCCATAGGCGATACGCGCATCCGATTCAGCTGACGCGAGGGATCCCTCCAGTGAGGACGCAGGGCAGGNNNNNNNNNNNNNNNNNNNNNNNNNNNNNNNNNNNNNNNNNNNNNNNNNNNNNNNNNNNNNNNNNNNNNNNNNNNNNNNNNNNNNNNNNNNNNNNNNNNNAGTATATATctatcatatatatatatagctatatatatatctatatatatatatatatatatatatgtatatatatacatatatatatatatatatatatatatatgtatatatatatatatatatatatatatatatatatatatatatatgtatatatatatatatatatatatatatatatataaatgtatatatatatatatatatatatagatatatataaatgtatatatatatatatatatataaatgtatatatatatatatatatatatagatatatataaatgtatatatatatatatatatatataaatgtatatataaatgtatagGTCCAGGTGCAGGCCGAGGtgggcacagagagagagagggacatCCCTACAGATGTGTCGGTAAACCCCTAAACGGCAAATGGATGTTACTCTAGTGCCTCGTCTGTCCAGAGGAACGTCGTGACGTCAGAACCCGCCTTGCCTGCCTCCTGCGATTCGGCATACACCACTCTACTtgcagtgtacgtacacaccATGGAGTGGTCGGCAGACTGCCGAGTCCGAGGGTCTCGCTTGGCAACGTCTCCGATGATGCTGAAGGCAGGCTCGTACGCGGTTACAGAGATTGCCTGGATGCGGTTCGGCTCGCGAGAGATCACGGGATGCGCGACCAGCAACCGAATAAGACCCTGGAAACGTTTACACACCGACGGCCACGCAcaaaacgcatgcgcctctAGACTGCCTGTACAGAACTGTGTTTGTACATAGACACACTTGTCGTGCAGCTCCGAAAATAAGACGCGCGCACCTCGGAAGCGTTCCTCGTAGCTTAACAGTACCTCCATTCATACACGGCGACACTGTGTCCATTATATCGGTAGTTATGCTAAAACGCAGACACGGATTTTTATAAACTAAATCATTCTATAAAGCTAAATACATCTGAGGAGGTAGATACGCACGAGCGTTGCCCTGTAGCGTCTGGGCGTCCGGGACCGTTGCTGAGTTGGCGGcgcacagacgcgcgcggctgTGATTCTATACCATGCAGCGAGATGCCGCTCACCTCGAGGGCTCCTGCCGACTGGTGTTCGTACAGCCCAAGCTTgaaatgcatgcgcgaaaCGGCGAAATCTTTTCCGGAGTGCGTGAGGACGAGGTCGAAGGGCGACTCTCCGTCCGTTTTCACATTCTGGAAACAAAAGAAAACCGCGCACGCGAGCGGCATCGCGAGAATGTCCCAAGCCTTGATcgctcgagagacgcacctGGGGGACCTCAGCTCGACATCCTGCAAAGAGAGATGACGGCGACCGGGCGGAATCTACGACCGTCTTATGGGAAGGACAAACGGCACGAAACCGAGCAGCGAGAAACGAACGTGGACACAAAACGCCCAGCATTGAACGTCTGCACAGCTCACACGGAGATCTACACATGGATCAGCAGGTGACATTTAAAAAAATACACACGCAAGCACATGTACGTTGCCACAACATCCTgccccatatatatatatatatatatatatatacatgacAATGCACATGTATCCGTATACgtatcatatatatatatatatatatatatatatatatatatatgaatacgGGTCAACGTGACGACGCGGCGATCTACGCGTCGCTCAAGCTGCCTTTATATCGACACTGAAGAGCCGCTGTGTGTCGCTGTGCGCAATAAGATATACGCATACCCTAAATGTATGAATGTGCCCCACGTAGTATCTGTATTCGGGTCTGCGGACGGATATCTCTAAACCCGCATACACAGGTACCTACAAATATGCACGTGAATATACACGTGTATGGATAGACACAAGGTGGAGGGACGCCACGGTCTTGTCTTACCCATCTGAAGACAGCCTCTGGATTTCGGAAGATATCTCGCGGTCCGACAAAGCCCTTGATCGCTAAGTGACACAAGCAGAACGTCTGCAGCAAACCATGGCTTGTGGGGAAGGGACATAGAGACATTTGCGAGCGTTTCCCTGTCAAACGCCCTTTTGAGTCTCGGTCGTTCCTCGTGGCCCGcgggttctctctccctggaTCTTGTGTCTAGGGAGCCTTCGCCACCGTTGTAGAGAAGTTTGGTCGGCAGCAAACCTTGAAGCCGGAAAATCCGTTGCCACTAGCAGGAGGCTATTTCAAAAACACTTGTTGTGATACGTATACCAATCCGCGAATCAGTTTCGGCACATGCACGcctgcgtgtgcatgcagcggtgCGTCTGAGCGCTATCTTTGAAGGCTGCAGACGCGTTTTGCGAGGTCGCACACACTCGGAGATGCTCAAAAATAATACCTCGGCGCATGCTGAGGACGGCAGCCTCTGCGGCGAGAGCCGCCGAGCTCCCCTTCGAGTCGCTGAGCTGCTTGCCGGCTCGAATCGCTCTCCAGGGAATGTAGTGGGCGACTGACAAGCCGATGGCGGATTCAATTTGCTCGGCGGACGCTCCTGAGCAACCCCGCATGCACACGTCCCTCAATCGAAACAAAGACGCGTTTCGGTCCCGGAGCACACAGCCGGTGGGGGCCCTCGACATCGAGGTCGCGACATCGACAGATCGGAACGCATTTCATCTGCGGGAACGAGggcatgcatatgcacatgtcCCCGCCAGACCGCTGGAGAGGTGCAAATATATTTGCAGGGGTTGGCGCCTCGTccgatgcatgcgtgtgcacaTTTGCACGTGTAGATgcacggagaaagaaagaacgcgaaaacgcgacggGAAGAGATgcacgcagcgagagaggttAACGCGTAGAGGGTTCGATGAGTCATGCGACTCGGGTCACGCGCGCAAATCTTGCATGCACTGCACGAACGTGAATATATACTTacgtaaatatatatttatacacacacatatatatctctctacctatacacatatatatatatatatatatgtctggGTGGAACGTGTGTGCATGCCTGCGTGAGCTGTTTTGCACACCGCGTGTCGCCTCGGCCGTACCCAGAAGGGCGCCGTAGACGGCAGCCGAGGCGACCGCTCCGTAGACCACGTGGTCAATTTTGAACGATTTCAGGCTGAAGACTTCCGCGAGACGCCCGCGGATCTCGTCCAGGCACAGCATCGCCCGGAGAGCCTTTCTGCGCGGGAAACAAAAGGGAAGGCAAAGCGGACTGAGACACGACAACAGGCGCCGCCAACGCGCGGCCCAGGCGCCTGCACGCGCAGCGTTTGCGgcggacagagaaaacaaagaggaggcggcgggcgAAGCGGCGCACCCGGGAACGCCGACCCCCCGCGTCTCCGGAACAGGAAGATGCGACGGCCCGACAGAGGAGCCGAAGATCTCGGCCAACAAGtcacgaggagagaagagaaagagacaaggtGCAAAGCGATGGACTGCCGAGGCCATATACCTAAGCGCACGACCTTGTTGGTCGTGTGGGGCCTATATCTACGCTCCCGAAAATGCGTGAATCCACACCCAAGTGTacagacagggagacagcgatACCCGCGTGGAGCGCGCTACTTCTATCTTCCCGTACACAAAcgcgtatacatatatatatacatatatatgtacgcatgtatatgtgtatatgtataacGACTACCAGATCAGTTATTATATGCAGATAGACTTTTGAAGCGCGCTTGGTGGTTACCGGCCGTCGACGTTTTCGGCACCAGCCTGGGCAGCGGCGATGACGACAGGGTAGAAGTCGTTGTGTCCGAATTCTCCTGCTTGGTGTCCCTTCAACTTTGGATTGAAGCCAAAGACAGTGCCGTTGCTGTCCCACTCTCGCACCGCTGCGCAGTTCGCTGCGACGACCTGGATTGCGCCGCATACACAAAGACGAGATCGTTTTCTTTCAAAGCCTCGAGACCCACAGATGATCGAATCCTGAGACCGACCGCCTCAGTGCTGCGCGGCGTGCAGCTTTCACACGGGGATTCCGCCGAACAAACTTGTCCTCCACTCTCCCCCAACACGACGGAACACCCCAATGCGCACGCCGCTCTCTTCACATCTACATCTGCGCGCGATACACCTACACcaacaaatatatatatatatatatatatttattgTATATTGTGTAGACGGGCTGTTTGCTGGTTACGACACCCCGTTTCCATGAACCCGTGCGGTACCTGCGTTCGCTCATCAACGGCGCAACTGACCTTTTCGGGTTGTGACCGTGTCAGACTGCCGAAGACGCgtgcgccgcagctgcgacAGGACACACGGGCACAGAAGGCGGGGGCAACTGAGAGGATCCTGTCCATTTCCGACGCCGCAACCAGGCGCGGAGCGTCTTTCGGTTCCCTGGCGAGGCCTGTCTCGATTCGCTCGCAAATCGTGACTGGGTCAAGCGGAAATGGAGCCGCTCCGTGCAGGGCCAGAGGTGTACATACCGACTGAGTTTTGTGAACGTCTTTGGACACGCAACTCAGGCGAACAGCGCTAAAACGTAGCTACGTCTCAGCATCACCATGCGCAACGACGCATGCATCCAGCTAGACCTACACCCTTGACATCTATACAAGCGAGACACATCTTCTGTAGATGGAGTATATGGACGCCGACACATGTGTGCGTTAGCCGTGTCTTTGCTGCCGAATTGAGCCGTCGGGGGTGAACGGGCGAACTGCAGACAGGCTGCAGAGCCTCGAAGCGCCAGGCCGACCCGCGGAGGCTCTGCTAGATACCGTGTGACGTAGCGACACCCGGCAGGGGCCCACGCATGTCCTCTGGggctcgccgctgtctcaaggaagaaaaccgttctcttcgctgccgACCACTCGGCTGTGCCAAGGGATGTCTCATCTTGCATCGATCTGTGCTCATGCATAGCGCTAGTCACATCCTCGGACCCCCTCGCTCCCCCCATAAACTCTTCCGTCCACGCATGCGGAATCGCCCATATGGGCAGAGGGAACGAAGCGACGGATGTGCTGCGGAACACTCACGCGCCTGAACCACACGGGGCACACGCCGCAACAGCGCGGCTTCTGAGCGGATGCGCGGCTCCTCATTCACGCGCCGTGTCGTCTTGACAGCAACCTCCTTCTTCACCACACTCACACCCGCACACAGGTCgtcctatatatatatatatatacatacatacagatatctgtctctctattatatatatatatatctatgtatagGTTTCTGTATATCCACCGATCACCCTGAAGGTTTACAGACGCCagtgtggagagagagaggcagggtGCGAgcgcaggaaagagagcaagATGCGCGTACGCCGGCGCACGTTTCCCGACGTCTCGAAAGTGTCGTGCAAGGTCACGGGCGTGTTGTTTCGCAGATGACTGGAAATTGAACAGGCACAGGGTGAAAATCCGCGAACTGCGCCAAAGGTTGCGCGTATCCGTACAGCTTTCACAAACCCTGAATGCGGTG
This sequence is a window from Neospora caninum Liverpool complete genome, chromosome V. Protein-coding genes within it:
- a CDS encoding putative MmgE/PrpD family domain containing protein; this encodes MTQSFSADSIVLPRDSNQALGIAQFAIDFLGGKYGDNVDENVYEKVRLFHTDSVLCGVSALALKTNAPTILREEALDYPCACGARVFGSLTRSQPEKVVAANCAAVREWDSNGTVFGFNPKLKGHQAGEFGHNDFYPVVIAAAQAGAENVDGRKALRAMLCLDEIRGRLAEVFSLKSFKIDHVVYGAVASAAVYGALLGASAEQIESAIGLSVAHYIPWRAIRAGKQLSDSKGSSAALAAEAAVLSMRRAIKGFVGPRDIFRNPEAVFRWNVKTDGESPFDLVLTHSGKDFAVSRMHFKLGLYEHQSAGALEGLIRLLVAHPVISREPNRIQAISVTAYEPAFSIIGDVAKRDPRTRQSADHSMVCTYTASRVVYAESQEAGKAGSDVTTFLWTDEALE